A stretch of the Musa acuminata AAA Group cultivar baxijiao chromosome BXJ2-7, Cavendish_Baxijiao_AAA, whole genome shotgun sequence genome encodes the following:
- the LOC135617948 gene encoding formin-like protein 8, which produces MMLLVVISLLCDAAASGSDVGGGSRRVLHQPLYPIQWTPPPPPQEFLDPPPDDSSPFFPGVPSPPAASTQTPAAATATSTTSSPSSGSKKAAAVAASVSVAVLAVLFLSGFFLYRRRRARRSPDTGKLMGPDDNGGRQEGRPASAAAPDFLYFGTMGTRSAAASGRTRSSELNGSPYRKLGTERVLEMHHPSPDLQPLPPLNATVSRKGMVPPPTASSDDDTFYTPQRSVASATTESPSSPVSRLSLPSMSSGRKEHLVPAVGDSAPRSRRSSPLMQLANYPSSEVKQMIPPTNQQPPPPPPPPPPPPPPPPPPPPPPTSTMDNITRNPPTPPPPPPPPPATETVRKIEQPIKAPVAPIAPSSRRRLLNPLPPEAMRINIPLPPSKLGNGVSASSSRRNDEAGEDLEGDAKPKLKPLHWDKVRASSDRAMVWDQLKSSSFQLNEDVIETLFVNNATTSISNDASRRRGVLPFKQENRVLDPKKSQNIAILLRALNVTREEVSEALLDGNPECLGAELLETLVKMAPTKEEELRLRDYTGDISKLGSAERFLKAVLDIPFAFKRVDAMLYRANFETEVNYLVKSFETLEAACGDLRNSRLFLKLLEAVLRTGNRMNVGTNRGQAQAFKLDTLLKLADVKGTDGKTTLLHFVVQEIIRSEGSVNKSTSENPSSNAREEPFKKQGLIVVAGLSSELGNVRKAAGMDSDVLSGYVSKLETGLEKMKSVLQLEKSCTQGMKFFEMMKIFLNEAEREINRVKAEEKRVMNLVKETTEYFHGGAAKEEAHPLRIFMVVRDFLSVLDNVCREVGRLHERTIMGSTRSFRISASASLPVLQRYEQRRDAISDDDSSSS; this is translated from the exons ATGATGCTCCTGGTGGTGATCTCCCTCCTCTGTGACGCCGCCGCCTCCGGTTCAGACGTTGGAGGCGGCAGCCGGAGGGTGCTCCACCAGCCGCTGTACCCCATCCAGTGGACCCCCCCGCCGCCCCCTCAGGAATTCTTGGACCCGCCGCCGGACGACTCGAGCCCCTTCTTCCCTGGCGTCCCCTCCCCGCCGGCTGCCTCCACCCAGACCCCCGCCGCCGCGACCGCCACCTCCACCACTTCATCTCCATCTTCTGGGTCCAAGAAGGCCGCCGCAGTCGCGGCTTCTGTCTCGGTCGCCGTCCTCGCGGTCCTGTTTTTGTCGGGGTTCTTCTTGTATCGGCGGCGGAGGGCTAGGAGATCGCCGGACACTGGGAAGCTCATGGGCCCCGACGATAACGGCGGTCGGCAGGAGGGCCGCCCAGCCTCTGCCGCCGCGCCGGATTTCCTCTATTTTGGCACCATGGGCACGCGGTCGGCGGCGGCGTCGGGCCGCACGAGGAGCAGCGAATTGAACGGATCACCTTACCGGAAGCTCGGGACGGAGCGGGTGCTGGAAATGCATCACCCGAGCCCCGACCTTCAGCCTCTGCCGCCGCTGAACGCGACAGTTTCGCGGAAGGGGATGGTCCCTCCGCCGACGGCGTCCTCCGATGACGATACCTTCTATACTCCGCAGCGGTCGGTGGCTTCCGCCACCACCGAGAGCCCAAGTAGTCCGGTCTCGCGGCTGAGCCTCCCTAGTATGAGCAGCGGCAGGAAGGAACACTTGGTTCCGGCGGTGGGGGACTCCGCTCCTCGCTCCCGGAGGTCTTCCCCTCTAATGCAGCTCGCTAATTACCCGAGTTCTGAAGTCAAACAGATGATCCCACCAACCAACCAACAACCTCCGCCACCGCCCCCTcccccaccgccaccaccaccgccgccgccgccgcccccacCTCCGCCAACATCCACGATGGATAATATCACCAGGAATCCACCAacccctccgccaccgccgcctccACCACCGGCTACTGAAACCGTGAGAAAAATTGAACAGCCAATTAAAGCCCCGGTAGCACCAATTGCTCCATCTTCAAGGCGTCGACTGCTGAATCCCCTGCCTCCTGAAGCTATGCGGATCAACATACCGCTTCCTCCCTCGAAGCTGGGCAACGGAGTCTCTGCCAGTTCTTCAAGGCGAAATGACGAGGCGGGGGAGGATTTGGAGGGTGATGCGAAGCCCAAGTTGAAGCCCCTTCACTGGGACAAAGTTAGAGCGAGTTCCGATCGGGCAATGGTCTGGGACCAATTGAAGTCAAGCTCATTTCA ATTGAATGAGGATGTAATCGAGACTCTATTTGTCAACAATGCCACAACTTCTATTTCTAATGATGCAAGCAGAAGACGGGGTGTGCTGCCATTCAAGCAGGAGAACAGAgtgttagatccaaagaagtcacAGAACATTGCAATACTTTTGAGGGCATTGAATGTTACAAGAGAGGAGGTCTCTGAAGCACTTTTAGATG GTAATCCTGAATGTTTAGGAGCCGAGCTTTTGGAAACTTTGGTCAAGATGGCTCCCACAAAGGAGGAAGAACTAAGACTACGTGATTACACAGGTGACATATCAAAGCTAGGTTCAGCTGAGCGCTTTCTAAAAGCAGTTCTGGATATACCATTTGCCTTCAAAAGAGTGGACGCCATGCTATATAGAGCTAATTTTGAGACAGAAGTCAATTACCTAGTGAAATCTTTTGAGACCTTAGAG GCAGCATGTGGAGATCTAAGAAATAGTAGACTATTCCTTAAACTCCTGGAAGCTGTATTGAGGACTGGAAACAGGATGAATGTGGGGACCAACCGAGGTCAAGCGCAAGCCTTCAAGCTAGATACTCTTCTAAAACTCGCAGATGTAAAAGGGACTGATGGGAAAACCACACTTCTGCATTTTGTTGTTCAAGAGATCATTCGGTCGGAAGGATCAGTTAATAAATCAACATCGGAGAATCCTTCTAGCAATGCCAGAGAAGAACCATTTAAGAAACAAGGGTTGATAGTGGTGGCTGGGTTGAGCAGTGAGCTTGGTAACGTCAGAAAGGCAGCTGGAATGGACTCAGATGTTCTCAGCGGTTACGTCTCAAAGCTAGAAACGGGGCTTGAGAAGATGAAGTCAGTATTACAACTTGAGAAGTCATGCACACAAGGTATGAAATTTTTTGAGATGATGAAGATATTTCTTAATGAGGCCGAAAGGGAGATCAATCGTGTTAAGGCTGAGGAGAAGAGGGTGATGAACCTGGTAAAGGAAACTACAGAGTACTTCCACGGGGGTGCTGCAAAGGAGGAAGCTCACCCTCTTAGGATCTTCATGGTGGTACGGGACTTCCTCTCAGTGCTAGATAATGTCTGCAGGGAAGTTGGCAGATTGCATGAGAGGACAATAATGGGATCAACTAGATCCTTTCGTATATCTGCGAGTGCTTCCCTTCCGGTCCTCCAAAGGTATGAACAGCGACGAGATGCCATTTCAGATGATGACAGTTCGTCATCATGA